One Citrus sinensis cultivar Valencia sweet orange chromosome 5, DVS_A1.0, whole genome shotgun sequence genomic window, GCCGTGAATAGCAAAGACCAGAAGACAGGGCTGGGAGCAATTGTCCGAGATGCAGAGGGAACGATTCTAGCTGTAGGAATCAAGCAAGCTCAGTTCAGGGAGAGAGTCAGCTTAGCAGAGGCAGAAGCTATCCTTTGGGGGCTGCAGGTGGCTAAACAAGTTTCTTCATCTAGCTTGATAGGAGAATCCGACTGTAAAGAAGTGGTAGAGCTTCTAAACAACACTAAGGGCAGTAGAACAGAAATTCACTGGATATTGTCTGATGTTCATAGGGAAAGTAAGGAATTCCAGCAAgtccaattttcttttatcccTAGAACCTGTAATACTTATGCCCATGCCTTAGCAAAGTTTGCTCTAAGGAATTCTTCCACTGATGTCTGGGTTGACACATTTCCAGCTGAAGTGCAGAATGTAATGAATTGTGTTGTTTCCTAAGGAATGAAAGgtttactttcttttcaaaaaaaaaaaacacttcaCAGTCAAACACTGTTTAACGTAATTGTAATTTCAGTAAGTCATCTGCAACCGGTTAATAATAACGGGTGAAAAGAATCTTGTTACCAAATTggatcattaaatttttacacATGGCGCActcttaataaattatttgtcacGTCATGTGCTGTTACAGACACAAACTGTAACATAGCAAGACCCTATAAGCGGACCCATATATACAACCCGTTCAATTATCGAATATTGAAAAGAGACAACATATGGTCCTATATCATATTATCATATAACAACTTTGTCAAGTTCATATACCGCGTGAATCGCAGACGGAGGACCTGACAATATTTCCAGTCTACACtggttaaaataaaaaataaaaaaagaaaagaaaagaaagataataacaaTAGCCATAACTTcttttgaaatgaaatatttctaaattggAATTTTGCGTGCAGTATAAGTATTGGAAGAATATGGCAGCATTTTCACCACGTTATTAGCTCCTTCATTTCCTTCAGCATTAATTGCCATTGCAAAAATGTAATTAGAAAAAGCACACGTGTCAAGATTTACTCGGTGGAGTAGTAGTCTTCATCCCTTAATTGGCCACCGCTGTCTGCCActacatatgaatagtgaaAATTACAAAGTTACAAAGTTTTTGGTGATAATAAGAAGATATTAGCAGTCTTAAGTATCATCTAAGAATACTAAAtgaaaaggtttgaaaattattgatgGTTTTCGtctgaagaaaaatatttgaactgCAGGCAACTTCCAGGAATCTTCAAGTTGTTATTGTGCtccatcaaaaagaaaattaagcgTTGTTCGTTAAAACGTTCAAATCTCTTGACAATGAATCTGAAAATCACACGTTAAACTTTAGTCTTCTACGCGgaataattagaaaaacagAGGATGCATGGGTCCATGaattattataactttgaTAGTATTCACACGTTGCAATTATATGGTAGTTCACAATGACAATCAACCCATCGTTCTCATATTTAGATGCCATGAATAGAACAAACAAaggtttttgtcttttttcagcattgtaatttttactttttattttcgtttttttatatttatgtcaCTTTATTacagattaatttttttttaaagtttatattaaattttgaaatgattagaaatagaaaaatatgtgAACATCTAGCTCTAGATTGATCATTTTATACGTAATGAGAAATAACTGATGATGAATTGTCATCTATTATTGTTGAAACACTAGTAGAaaagattatttgatttttcacactccacaatcaaatttagagaTTAAACTCTAAACTCCCACTATCAGAAATCTGCTAAAATgacaaaatctaaataaagCGGTTCGATATGAATCTTAGAATATTATGTGGCAGCGTTTTCATAGTTTAATTGTATGTTCATTCTCTCCTTTCAACTAATTATGCAAACGAGTCAAAttttgatggaaaaaaaagaagaagaagaaaataacaaagagATGGTCAAGGTATTTCTAAGCTAATAATACACGTATAATTATCTAACAACttgttcaattatttaaaaagagatCATAGAAAACTTTGTCAAGTTCATATACTGCGTGAATCGCCGATGTAGGACctaacaatttattatttcctgTCCACAACTGTATGTCATTTTCACTCTttgctattattaaaaaaaatagtaataataataacagcaGCTTCTTTCAAAAGGgctgaaatgaaatatttctaaatCGGAATTTTGCTTGCAGTACTATAAGAATTGAAAGAATACGGCTGCATTTTCACCACATTATTAGCTCCTTCATTTCTTTCAGCATTAATTACTGTTGCTAaaactcttctctctctcttttaccTCTTTCACCATGGTTGTTGATGCGATCATTTCCCCTCTCTTGCAGCAGCTGACTGCCATGGCTGCTGCAGAGACAAAGGAACAGGTGAAGCTGGTAACGGGTGTCGGAAAGGAAGTGAAGAAGCTGAACAGCAATCTCCGAGCCATTCAAGCTGTGCTCCATGATGCAGAGAAAAGGCAAGTAAAGGAGGAAACTGTCAGACTCTGGCTCGATCAACTCAGAGACGCATGTTACGACATTGAAGATGTGTTGGGTGAGTGGAACACTGCAAGGCTCAAACTGCAAATCGATGGAGTGGATGATCACGAGAATGATGCTCTCGATCCTAACAAGAAGGTATGTTCCTTCTTTCCTACTACCTCTTGCTTTGGCTGCAAACCAATTGTCTTACGTCGTGATATTGCTCTGAAGATAAAGGAAATCAATGAAACTCTTGATGATATTGCCAAACAAAAAGACATGTTTGGTTTTGCTGTGAATGTTATTAAGAGTAATGAGAGAACGGATCAACGAGTACCAAGTATCTCTTCAATTGATGAGTCCGAGATATTTGGtagagaagaagagaagaacgAACTCGTTAATAGGTTGTTATGTGAGAGTAGTAAAGAACAGAAAGGCCCTTGTATCATCTCACTTGTTGGGATGGGGGGCATAGGCAAAACTACTCTTGCTCAATTTGCTTACAATAACGATGgtgttaaaagaaattttgagaaaagaaTATGGGTCTGTGTGTCAGAGCCGTTTGACGAGTTCAGGATCGCCAGAGCAATCATTGAATCTCTAACAGGTTCTGCCTCTAACTTTGGTGAGTTTCAATCTCTCATGCAACATATTCAAGAATGTGTTGAAGGGaagaaatttcttcttgtATTAGACGACTTATGGAATGAAGTTTACTATAAATGGGAACCATTCTATAAATGTTTAAAGAATGGCCTCcatgaaagtaaaattttgattaccACGCGTAAGGAAATAGTTGCCCGTTGTATGAGATCAACTAATGTTATCTATGTCAACGTATTGTCTGAAATAGAATGCTGGTCAGTGTTTGAGCAGTTAGCATTTTTCGGTAGGTCAATGGAGGAAtgtgaaaaattagaaaatatggGCCGACAAATTGTAAGAAAGTGCAAGGGCTTACCTTTAGCTGCAAAGACAATTGCTAGTCTCCTGCAATCTAGAAACACTGAAAAAGAATGGCAAAATATCTTAGAAAGTGAGATTTGGGAACTAGAAGAGGTTGAGAGAGGCCTTTTGGCCCCTCTACTATTGAGTTACAATGAATTGCCctctaaaataaaacaatgttTCACTTACTGTGCCATCTTTCCGAAAGACTATCAAATACAGAAAAAAGAGTTAATTAACCTATGGATGGCACAAGGTTACCTTAGTAAGAAAGGAACCAAAGAAATGGAGGACATTGGTGAAGAATATTTCAACATCTTAGCTAGCCGTTCATTCTTTCAGGATTTTAGGAGATATGGTTTGGGTGAAAATTATGTGTGCAAGATGCATGATATAGTGCACGACTTTGCCCAATTTTTGTGTAGGAATGAATGTTTTGCATTACAAATTCATGGTGGGGAAAATTCATTTATGAGGTCTTTTGGGGAGAAAAAAGTCCTTCATTTAATGTTAAATCTAGATGGCAGGCATTTAGTTTCAATCTCCATTTGGGATCATGTTAAAAGATTGCGTAGCCTCTTAGTTGAAAGTTATGAATATTCATGGTCTAGCGAAGTCCTacctcaattatttgataaattaactTGTTTAAGGGCATTAACATTGGGGGTGCATAGCTTGAGGTTGTGTGAGAATTGCATCAAAGAAGTTCGAACAAATATAGAAAACTTATTACATTTGAAATACCTTAATTTGGCCCATCAACGGGAGATAGAAAAATTACCGGAGACGTTGTGTGAGTTGTATAATTTAGAACATTTAGACATTAGTTATTGTCGAAATCTTAGAGAATTACCTCAAGGGATTGGGAAGTTAAGAAAGCTAATGTATTTGGAAAATGATGGCACTTATTCTTTAAGATACTTGCCGGTAGGGATTGGGGAATTAATCAGGCTTCGGATAGTGAAAGAGTTTGTTGTGGGTGGAGGGTACGACAGAGCATGTAGCCTTGGATCTCTTAAAAAGCTTAACCTCCTTCGATATTGTAGGATACATGGGCTGGGTGATGTGTCAGATGCGGGTGAGGCTAGAAGGGctgaacttgagaaaaagaaaaatctgtcTAATTTGGAACTTCATTTTGATCATTTAAGAGATGGAGATGAAGAACAAGCTGGGAGGAGGGACAATGAAGAGGATGAAGATGAACGGcttcttgaagccttgggaccACCTCCTAATTTAAAGGAATTACGGATTTATCAATACAGAGGGAGGAGGAATGTTGTCCCCAAAATTTGGATCACGTCATTAACCAATTTAAGGGTTTTAAGTCTCTTCGAGTGCCGAAATTGTGAGCATTTGCCTCCTTTGGGAAAACTGCCATCCATTGAAgttcttgaaatttatggaGTGCAAAGCGTGAAAAGAGTGGGTAACGAATTTCTGGGAGTAGAAAGCGATACGGATGGCTCCTCAGTTATTGCCTTTCCCAAATTGAAACAGCTCAGATTTGATGAAATGGATGTATTGGAAGAGTGGGATTTCGGGACGGCAATAAATGGAGAAATCATGATCATGCCACGTCTTTCTTCCTTGTCAATTCGGCGATGCCCTAAATTAAAAGCACTGCCCGATCGCCTTCTTCAGAAGACAACACTGCAGGCATTGACGATTGGGGAATGCCCTATTTTAGAAGAACGTTGCAGAAAGGAGACAGGAGAGGACTGGCCTAAGATACGCCATATTCCCGACGTCTTCATTGCTTAAGGAATTCTCAAAGCGCGCGGTTGCAATTACAAATTACAATCAACCACGGCTACCGCCACGGGTAATTTCTTTCTAGATCTCCCCCTTGCATTGCGTGCTCACTCtattaattagttgttattttttaatccattttagaaattaaagtgTGTCGTCAATTCCTCTGCCTTCTGCAGTCTGCActgaaattaaacaaaattccCATTTTCAGCCAATTAATTAGGAGCGAATCGAAAACGGACAGACGCGAGGCTGAGATGAAACTAATCCAACACTGAGCAGAGGAGAGGATTCAGCaggaattaaaatataattattggtGCCAATAAGGAATCAAATTAACTCTGGTTAGTAATTATATATGCTTTCCTTCTCATTTGCTCTCTGCTCCttcattttatatatacatagtctaactgattaattttttggggAATGCAATCTTTTCAGCCGAAAACGAATTACGAAAATGGCGTAGCAGAGCAGGAATTGGGACAGGCACATGCTCTTTTAATCTGTTATATAGATTTTCAGTAACTTGTAATTAGgtattggattttttttttttaaaaaaaaaagtttgtgagTCTTGTATTTCCAAAGAGAATCAACGAGGGAAAGCTCTAGACTAAGAGAGCTATTGTGAGGCCAAACTGCTTGATTTTGAGGGTTCAGAtttggtttctttttgttttattacttgttaTTCTTTTGACcagtttagaaattaattattataaatgtgTCGTCGATTCTGAGTTCCGACAGTGAACTGTGAACAGAGGAGGGGATTCAACaagatttaatatataaatcttatatatatttgcatCTGATAGCTTATTGTTTGTACATCGTATTGAAAAAATCACTGAAGCAAATCTCTAGTGgctgatcaaattattttcattttttttaataaaataactgaCGGTATAATTCCAAAACTTTAAAGACAAAATATCTCTCTATACAATAAACACTTGGTCTCGTGCATCCGTGATTAAATGAATCCCATTACAATCTAGTACGTCGTAGCTGTTCGTGTCCTTCCAAATGAAGTCTTATATAATAGCTCATTACACAATATCaccataaaataatcaaataataacaacCAAATTAAGCTACCATccaaagtttaaaaatttcGGCGGCATTTGCACCTTCTAGATTTAGGATccgttttgaattttatagcCGGCAATTATAAGCTGCACTGCACAagttgtgaaataaaaaatttataattttaaaattaagaatcGATAGTGTTTGATAACATtactttcaaataataatttaaataaaaattgttataatttttttgttaaactaATATACATGGAATAACTTTTAAAccataattacaaattatatccCCCTTAAGCCAACTAAAGGCCACGACAACCAAACCCCTTACCAGCTCATAATCTTCGGCTTTTCAGCAGAGCAACCGGAAACGCACAGGAGTCTCGTTTAACTTTTACTTTCAGTTTCATCCCTTGGCCTGGTCACTAATGTCTCCCTCCCACTATGACTagtgaaaacaaaatgagagtaGAATAATTAAGGGGAGAAAAAGCACACGTGTCAAGCAGAGTAGTAGTGTTAGTGTTCATCCCTTAATTGGCCACCGCCTGCCACAATACACGAACAGCGAAAAGACGTGGCAATGACAAAGCTTT contains:
- the LOC127902403 gene encoding uncharacterized protein LOC127902403: MVVYYWVIWSARNKFIFEGKKSDSRILAAKAESVLKAYQRVSKPGNVHGTKDRGIDQQKWKPPPKNVLKLNVDAAVNSKDQKTGLGAIVRDAEGTILAVGIKQAQFRERVSLAEAEAILWGLQVAKQVSSSSLIGESDCKEVVELLNNTKGSRTEIHWILSDVHRESKEFQQVQFSFIPRTCNTYAHALAKFALRNSSTDVWVDTFPAEVQNVMNCVVS
- the LOC112495536 gene encoding putative disease resistance protein RGA3, producing MVVDAIISPLLQQLTAMAAAETKEQVKLVTGVGKEVKKLNSNLRAIQAVLHDAEKRQVKEETVRLWLDQLRDACYDIEDVLGEWNTARLKLQIDGVDDHENDALDPNKKVCSFFPTTSCFGCKPIVLRRDIALKIKEINETLDDIAKQKDMFGFAVNVIKSNERTDQRVPSISSIDESEIFGREEEKNELVNRLLCESSKEQKGPCIISLVGMGGIGKTTLAQFAYNNDGVKRNFEKRIWVCVSEPFDEFRIARAIIESLTGSASNFGEFQSLMQHIQECVEGKKFLLVLDDLWNEVYYKWEPFYKCLKNGLHESKILITTRKEIVARCMRSTNVIYVNVLSEIECWSVFEQLAFFGRSMEECEKLENMGRQIVRKCKGLPLAAKTIASLLQSRNTEKEWQNILESEIWELEEVERGLLAPLLLSYNELPSKIKQCFTYCAIFPKDYQIQKKELINLWMAQGYLSKKGTKEMEDIGEEYFNILASRSFFQDFRRYGLGENYVCKMHDIVHDFAQFLCRNECFALQIHGGENSFMRSFGEKKVLHLMLNLDGRHLVSISIWDHVKRLRSLLVESYEYSWSSEVLPQLFDKLTCLRALTLGVHSLRLCENCIKEVRTNIENLLHLKYLNLAHQREIEKLPETLCELYNLEHLDISYCRNLRELPQGIGKLRKLMYLENDGTYSLRYLPVGIGELIRLRIVKEFVVGGGYDRACSLGSLKKLNLLRYCRIHGLGDVSDAGEARRAELEKKKNLSNLELHFDHLRDGDEEQAGRRDNEEDEDERLLEALGPPPNLKELRIYQYRGRRNVVPKIWITSLTNLRVLSLFECRNCEHLPPLGKLPSIEVLEIYGVQSVKRVGNEFLGVESDTDGSSVIAFPKLKQLRFDEMDVLEEWDFGTAINGEIMIMPRLSSLSIRRCPKLKALPDRLLQKTTLQALTIGECPILEERCRKETGEDWPKIRHIPDVFIA